The Acidobacteriota bacterium genome has a window encoding:
- a CDS encoding DUF1501 domain-containing protein has product MIRDVLPHTVSRRKLLEISGLGMGSVALASMLKAEEDRRVYNDLKPRKGHFPAPAKAVIQFVQNGGPSQMDLFDPKPELTKWSGKPHPDGVEIHQPNNANVLLASPFQFSKHGQSGMDLGETLPHLATVADDICLIRSMHTEHNNHSEGLHMLLTCHIFSGRPVLGSWVSYALGTENQNLPAFVVLRDPEGYSTLGKQLWTSGFLSALHQGVEFSSTGTPVRHLHPRVPPPPGAQRAELDTLAKLNRLHLGRHPGDSELEARIQNYELAARMQLAATDVLDVSKESEATKKLYGMDNPVSAGYGLRCLMARRMIEAGVRFVQIHPGPGQPWDNHAKLREKLSRICAKTDQPVAGLLKDLKSRGLLESTVLLWAGEFGRLPTTQNSDGRDHNRNAFSLWLAGGGFKKGLIYGATDEFGYRSTVNRVGVADLQATLLQQLGIDHKRLTVLHEGRAETPTNASITGARIVSDILENPPREA; this is encoded by the coding sequence ATGATCCGGGACGTTCTTCCGCATACCGTCTCCCGCCGCAAGCTTCTGGAAATCAGCGGTCTCGGCATGGGCAGCGTGGCTCTCGCCAGCATGCTGAAAGCCGAAGAGGATCGCCGCGTTTACAACGACCTGAAACCGCGCAAGGGCCACTTTCCCGCCCCTGCGAAAGCGGTGATCCAGTTCGTCCAGAACGGCGGCCCCAGCCAGATGGACCTGTTCGATCCCAAGCCCGAGCTGACGAAGTGGTCCGGCAAACCGCATCCGGACGGCGTCGAGATCCATCAGCCCAACAACGCCAACGTGCTGCTGGCCAGCCCGTTCCAGTTCAGCAAGCACGGCCAGAGCGGCATGGATCTGGGCGAGACCCTTCCCCACCTGGCGACCGTCGCCGACGACATCTGCCTCATTCGCTCCATGCACACCGAGCACAACAACCACTCGGAAGGTCTGCACATGCTGCTGACCTGCCATATCTTCTCCGGCCGGCCGGTGCTGGGGTCTTGGGTGTCTTACGCGCTGGGAACGGAAAATCAGAACCTCCCCGCCTTTGTGGTGTTGCGCGATCCGGAGGGGTATTCGACCTTGGGCAAGCAGCTCTGGACCAGCGGCTTCCTGTCAGCCCTCCATCAGGGCGTGGAGTTCAGCTCCACCGGGACCCCGGTCCGGCACCTGCATCCCCGGGTGCCGCCGCCGCCCGGCGCCCAGCGGGCGGAGCTGGACACGCTGGCCAAGCTGAACCGGTTGCATCTGGGCCGCCACCCGGGCGACTCGGAGTTGGAGGCTCGCATCCAGAACTACGAGCTGGCCGCGCGCATGCAACTGGCCGCCACGGACGTCCTGGACGTCTCCAAGGAGTCGGAAGCGACGAAGAAGCTCTACGGGATGGACAACCCCGTCTCCGCCGGCTACGGCCTGCGCTGCCTGATGGCCCGCCGCATGATCGAGGCCGGCGTCCGGTTCGTCCAAATCCATCCGGGACCAGGACAGCCCTGGGACAATCACGCCAAGCTCAGGGAGAAATTGAGCCGGATCTGCGCCAAGACCGACCAGCCGGTGGCCGGATTGCTGAAGGACCTGAAGAGCCGCGGGTTGCTGGAGAGCACGGTCCTGCTGTGGGCGGGCGAATTCGGACGCCTTCCCACCACCCAGAACTCCGACGGCCGGGATCACAACCGGAACGCGTTCAGCCTCTGGCTGGCCGGCGGCGGCTTCAAGAAGGGCCTGATCTACGGAGCGACCGACGAGTTCGGCTACCGGTCCACGGTGAACCGTGTCGGCGTCGCCGACTTGCAGGCCACGCTGCTGCAGCAGCTCGGAATCGATCACAAACGGCTGACCGTCCTCCACGAGGGCCGGGCGGAAACCCCCACCAACGCCAGCATCACGGGCGCGCGCATCGTCTCGGACATCCTCGAGAATCCTCCGCGGGAGGCCTGA
- a CDS encoding acetylxylan esterase, with translation MRFALLLVFFLPPVLASGQTVEQVGAILELPVQSPEIVEFQLRQYLMKRVPPLPTPQNAREWEIEARTIRERVLEDVIFRGWPSDWVEAEPKFEDLGIIASGKGYRLRGLRYEIIPGFQTTALLYEPESLTGKVPAIVNVNGHTPVGNATGYKQIRCINYALRGMLALSLEWFNCGELHLPGNDHWYGGHMNLAGMSATGLFYLAMRKGLDYLERHPHVDGRRLGVTGLSGGAWQTGVLSGLDERVAAAAPVSGYFAFLSAIERNADVGDMEYNPPDLGIDYAHLTALRAPRPTLLMFSAEDNYYVGRAVLTKPYLYDQIMPFFALFGREEAFEWHENTDPGTHNYELDNRQQSYRFFSRHFGLPAQPEEIPVDAEVKTARELHLGIPEDNLTILGLARKLAAEIEHEDPPGNPGRRRAWAGRKRERLRELVRYRSRRVEHPWGVANTKKRGLESVSYRLQFDNGLSASAIWLKAIASPPDAPATIVLNDRGYAAAGSQVSGLLNQGGQVLALDLIFSGNAAPEGPLRPEGSRANDPALNQLLEESKNKSMASWMVSRPPSALYGQLLAPLGERPLGIRAAQLVATTRWLEETTGTRRVRLESSGIRCQVVALIAAALKPELFSQVRIRQGMDSLSHLYEVPVTYQQAPGLFCRDLYKEFDLDQLEALAESTEIFRE, from the coding sequence ATGAGATTCGCATTACTCCTTGTCTTTTTTCTTCCTCCGGTGTTGGCCTCCGGGCAGACCGTCGAGCAGGTGGGTGCGATCCTCGAACTGCCGGTTCAATCTCCCGAGATCGTCGAATTTCAGTTGCGCCAGTACCTGATGAAACGGGTGCCGCCGCTGCCTACTCCGCAGAACGCCCGGGAATGGGAGATCGAAGCTCGGACCATTAGAGAACGGGTACTGGAAGACGTGATCTTCCGCGGTTGGCCTTCCGACTGGGTGGAAGCGGAGCCCAAATTTGAAGATTTGGGAATCATCGCCTCGGGGAAGGGCTACCGGCTACGCGGGCTTCGCTACGAGATCATCCCCGGTTTCCAGACGACGGCCCTCCTCTACGAGCCGGAGAGCCTGACCGGAAAGGTCCCGGCCATCGTCAACGTGAACGGCCACACGCCCGTCGGAAACGCCACCGGTTACAAGCAGATCCGGTGCATCAACTACGCACTGCGAGGCATGCTGGCCCTGAGCCTGGAATGGTTCAACTGCGGGGAACTGCACCTTCCCGGGAACGACCATTGGTACGGCGGCCACATGAATCTGGCCGGCATGAGCGCTACCGGACTGTTCTACCTGGCCATGCGCAAGGGCTTGGACTACCTGGAGCGCCACCCCCATGTCGACGGGCGCCGCCTGGGGGTCACGGGCCTGTCGGGGGGAGCCTGGCAGACCGGAGTCTTGAGCGGACTGGATGAACGGGTTGCCGCCGCCGCACCGGTCTCCGGGTATTTCGCCTTCCTCTCGGCCATCGAGCGGAATGCCGACGTGGGGGACATGGAGTACAACCCGCCCGACCTGGGCATCGACTACGCTCATCTCACCGCCCTGCGGGCGCCGCGCCCCACCCTGCTGATGTTCTCGGCCGAGGACAACTACTACGTGGGCCGGGCGGTTCTCACCAAGCCCTATCTCTACGACCAGATCATGCCATTCTTCGCGCTGTTCGGAAGAGAGGAGGCCTTCGAATGGCACGAGAACACCGACCCGGGAACGCACAACTACGAGTTGGACAATCGCCAACAGTCCTACCGCTTTTTCAGCCGCCATTTCGGGCTGCCGGCGCAGCCGGAGGAGATCCCGGTGGACGCGGAGGTCAAGACCGCCCGGGAGCTGCATCTGGGAATCCCGGAGGACAATCTCACCATCCTGGGTCTGGCGCGAAAGCTTGCCGCTGAGATCGAACATGAGGATCCACCCGGCAACCCGGGGAGGAGACGAGCCTGGGCCGGACGCAAGAGAGAACGGCTCCGGGAACTGGTGCGTTATCGCTCACGGAGAGTCGAACACCCCTGGGGCGTGGCCAACACCAAGAAGAGGGGGCTTGAGAGTGTTTCCTACCGTCTCCAATTCGACAACGGGCTCAGCGCCTCGGCAATCTGGCTGAAGGCGATTGCCAGCCCGCCCGATGCGCCTGCAACCATCGTTCTGAATGACCGAGGCTATGCGGCAGCGGGGTCACAGGTCTCCGGTCTCTTGAATCAAGGTGGCCAGGTCCTGGCGTTGGACCTGATCTTCTCGGGCAACGCCGCTCCAGAAGGCCCGTTGAGGCCCGAGGGTTCACGGGCCAACGACCCTGCCCTCAACCAGCTCTTGGAGGAAAGTAAGAATAAATCGATGGCCTCCTGGATGGTCAGCCGGCCTCCTTCGGCTCTGTACGGACAACTGCTGGCCCCCCTGGGAGAGCGTCCGCTCGGCATCAGGGCCGCCCAACTGGTGGCCACGACCCGCTGGCTGGAGGAGACGACAGGAACCCGCCGCGTCCGTCTGGAGAGCAGCGGCATCCGCTGTCAGGTGGTCGCCTTGATCGCGGCGGCGCTGAAGCCCGAGTTGTTTTCGCAGGTTCGGATTCGCCAGGGGATGGACAGCCTGAGCCATTTGTACGAGGTTCCCGTCACCTATCAGCAGGCTCCCGGACTTTTTTGCCGGGACCTCTACAAGGAGTTCGACCTTGATCAGCTTGAGGCTTTGGCCGAATCCACGGAGATCTTTCGAGAGTGA